The DNA region AAGACCTATGAACAAGTATATCAGGGAAATCTGCAGAATTTTGAGCATTACTCTTGTGTTTTTTGCAATTCCCGTCCTTGTGCCAGCTCAGACAAAGTCATTAGATCAGATTATTGATACGAAAATTTCCAAAATGTCCCTGAATGAAAAGGTGGGGCAACTATTTATCGTTGGCTTCCCGCACACCAGGACAAACAAGGATTTTGAAAAGTTCATCCAAGACTATAAGCCGGGTTCCTTCTTGCTGTTTAAGCGAAATATTCAATCTCTGGAGCAGGTAAAAAAGCTGAACGAAGACCTCTACAAAATTTCCTACAACTCCACAAAACTTCCACCCTTGATTGCCATCGATCAAGAAGGTGGTGCGGTATCACGACTTCCCATACAGCCCAATCCTCCAAATGCACTCGCTATTGGACAGACTCAATCAAAAGAACTTTCTGAGGAAATGGGCTATCAAACGGGACTCTTTCTTCGCGAAGTTGGATTCAACATGAATCTTGCCCCAGTACTTGATGTCGCAGACCCGTATACCTCAAGCTTTATCGGCGTACGTTCATTCGGATCTGATCCGACACTGGTAAAAGAGATCGGCACGGCCTATGCAAAAGGGCTCTTGCGATCCAAAGTAATTCCCACTGCAAAACACTTTCCTGGAACTGGAAACGTCAAAGCGGACCCGCATAATGTTGTTGTTAATAATGTCTCTAGTGAAAGTTCTCTGAAAGCAAAAGATCTGATTCCGTTTGAGGGATATTCTTCACTTGGCTCCAATGTCGCAGTGATGCTGTCGCATTCTATTTATCCGGCACTGGATCCCAAGAGAGAACCTGCGAGCTTTTCCTCAAAGATATCCACAGAGCTTTTACGAAACGATTTGAAATACCAGGGTCTAGTAATAACCGACGACCTTCTGATGAAGGGCTCTAAAGATATACTTCGCCCTGATCAGGCTGCTCTAAAAGCACTTCTTGCGGGAGCAGATATCGTGATGATGACCTGGTCTATTCACGATCAGGAGCGCGCCATCAAAACCGTTCGCAGCGCTGTGGAAGACGGTAGATTTTCAGTAGATCTTTTAAATCAAAAACTTCACCGCATCCTTGTGACCAAAGCGTTTGCCAATATCTATAGAAGAAACCCTAATCTTCCCTCCCTCATTGCCAAAGGTACACTGAGCTCGCAGGACTACGTTAGCCTCGAAGAGCGAGTTTTAAACGAAAACATCCGCACTAACTTAAACTCCAAGACGGCTATAACTGACACGTCAGAAGCAGAGCGTGCCCCAGCTGCGAATCCCGAAGTGGTCTGTGCGTTCTCTCCATCATTTGATTTTTTAACAAGCTTTAAGAATGCATCGACCGACACTGTTCACACAAAGCAGCTATTCGGGAGTTCAAAGGTTTCTGATATCCTTAATCCGGCAAAAAGCAATTCCTGCGAAGTGATTCTGGTGGCGGTCACCGGACCTAAAACTGCACGTCTGCTTCGCACCCTGCCCACACAGATAAAAAAGAACACTGTTGTGATAAATTTGGGTTCACCAGGATTGGTACCCAAAGAACATCCCTATCGCAAGCTAGTGCAGCTGTATTTCAATCACAAAGACTCTGGCAAGAAAGTGGCAGAGCATCTTGCGGAGATCCTTAATTCGCAATCTGAAAGCTTTGCGCTTCGCGATTAGATATAATCAATGGTGACTTCACCACTCTGAGTTTCGATTTTACCAAGCTCCATCAGCAGAACACTCATTCGGTCATAGGTATCAATAGTCAGACTATCCCACAGTTGAACCTTTGGAACTCGTGGCGACGAGCTTGTGGTCTCAATGAGCCCTTTTCGTACATTTAAATAGTATGGCTCATCTGTAGCCGAGTCCGCAATTCGATATGAAATATTCGAGTTCAAGATTCTGGTCAGCTGTTTTGAGCGCAGGTATGTCATCCCGGCCCGCATGATGTGTCTATCAATCTTATCGGCAATATCAGAGGCCGTTAGAATAACTTCGATGTCTTCAGACTCGCCGTTCTCGACCTCAGATGACTCGACTTCTTCCTCTTCCTCAATAAATTCAAATTTCCGATTCCACCAAAGACTCAGAGCCATTATTTTTCGCAAAGATTTAAAGTCTTCAACACCCATCCCGTGACGCTCACAAAAGATCTGCAAACCATCTTTGACTAAGCTCGCTTCAATGGGCTCATAGAAAACATTGTCGTGAAAGCTCTCGGCGAGCACGCAGTCTCGCAGGTTTCTTAAAGAATCAAAAACTACGCTTGAAGTAAATGGTCCAATATTGAATTCCTGGCTTTGCTCAAACTCCATGTCAGTAAATTCCCGATTAAAGAACACAAGATTTCTATGGGCCGCCTTTAAACTGATATTGTATCTTGGGTCCCATTTTTTAATTTCATCGGTTTCAAGCAATGCCGCCTCAAGGGGACTGCCGCAGACTGTGACTCTTAAGTCATAAACCTGCGTTAGCATCTCAAGCTTTCGACTGTCGCGATTCTTCTGACCACGGAAATAGCTATTAACCCGATCTTTCAATGAGGTTGCCTTTCCGACGTAAAGGATTTCATCCCACTTACTGATCATTCGGTAAATACCCGGTTGATCCGGCAATGAAAGGCGCTTTGCTTTGTCCAAGGGATATTCATACTTGGTTCGCGCAGTCTTTGGTGTGACGTTAAGCCACGCTTGAAGCTGCTCCCAGGTCTCAACACCCTGCTTAGCTAACTCTACCATAAGCCCCTGCCAAATGACCCTGGTGGCCTGCGTCTGCTGGGCCGCTCTCTTTAAATCCTGTGACGGATAACCAAAGTATCCGGCAAGACCTTTAATCCCCCTGGTTGGAAGATTCGGGAATAATCTTTTTGCAATCTCGTGAGTGCAAAGAATCGAAAATGGAAAGTCACTTTCCTTCTGCGCATAGTAGCTTTTAAGAAAGGGCTTTTCGAACTGGGCAAAATGAATCAGGCAATGGTGCCCCTTGAATTTTGCCTCGATCTCGGAAAAAACTTTATCAGGCGTCTCAGCCGCGGCCATATCCTCGTTGAAGATTCCTGTGATCAATTGAATGCGATACGGGATCTTCTCTTCATTCGGCAGTTGAACCAGGCTTGCCTTGGTTTCCCCATCAAGTGACGTCCATGCCACCTCAAGGATGTGCGCACCACTCTCTGGCTTTGCGCCCGTAGTTTGCACATCCAAAAAGAAGAGTGGCATTTCATTTAACTTCACGTCGTTTTCCAAAACTCTGAAACATCAGAAAGAATTTTTCCGGAAACCAATTCCTGCACACTGTCCTGAAACCAGCCCTGAGGCATTGTTTCAGAGTATGTGGACTCCAGGAATCGAGTATCCATTAATACAATAATGCCCTTGTCATTTTCTGAGCGAATGACCCGGCCAGCAGACTGGATGGTTTTTGCCATCGCAGGATAAACATATGTGTAGTTAAAGGCCTCGGACTTTTCATGGGAGCGCTCATAGTATTGGCGAATTTGCTCTCTCTCGAAGTCAAAGTTTGGAAGTGCCGGCCCCACCACAAAGGCGCCGATCAGCATATCACCAGGAAAGTCGACTCCCTCAGAAAATATACCACCCTGAACCGCAAGTAGAAGTGTAGGTTTGTCGGCACTCTTCATGAAGGACAAAAAGTCGTCCACGCGATCCGCCTTCATTTCACGTTGCTGCACCAACCGTTGATAGCTGCTGTCTTTCAGATAGCCCTCAACGTCTTTCATAAACTCAAAGCTCGGAAATAGAGCAATATAGTTTCCGGGTTTTACCGCCATGATTTTTTCCATGGCCTGGGCAATCTTCGGCGCATTCACCGGTCGATCTTTGTACTTGGTTGATATTTGCGGAATCAGCAGTATTTTTCTGTGCTCTTTAGGAAAAGGAGAAACAAACTCCAGCGATTTTGTGAACTCCTCATCCAGTCCCAATAGTTTTCTTGAGTAAGGAAATGGCTTTAACGTCGCCGAGAATGCGACGACGTTCTTAAATGATTTATAAATTTCATTCAAGTGTCTGGAGGCATCACAACAGGTGACTTTCAGAGTTTCGTTGATTTCGCCGTAAATGCGATTCTTTTGATAGGTTTGAAAGAACTCAGGGCCTTGCAGCTCCAAAGCTTGAGAAAATTCACTCCACAGATTAACAAGTCTCAAAACTCCGTCCTGAGGTTGAATCTCGACATCTGCCTCCAGGTACTCAGCCAGAAACTCCCGCAGTCTTGATTCCAACTCAAACACCGGATCAAAATCAATTTGAACAGTTCGCGATTCACCACGATAGGACTCGATCACTGCAATGGCTTCCTCACACAAAAGTTGCGCACGCCTTTGAAAGCGTAATGCGATTTTTGCCAATGAAGGAATAACATTTTGTAAGTCCCTTGTGGATATGGCTGGTGAAAAGTAGTCCTGAGCCCTGGCTGGTAGATTGTGGGCCTCGTCAATGACAAGGTTTGCCTTTTGCGAAGGCTCCATTAATGGCATCTCTAAACGCCCCAGAAGGCTTCTGGTTGAAAAAACGTAGTTGTAGTCAGCTATCACCACATCCGCTCTTTCAATCGCCTCTATGGACAATTCAAAAGGACACACCTGGTACTCTTCACCTAACTCCTGCAGCTTTTTCTGACTTAGCGATCTTAGTTTTGAAACTTTGTTAACCAAATCGTTTTCAGCAACTTTCTTGTAATAGTCTTTGGCAAATTCACAGTACTGCGGATTGCACAGCGGCTCCGCCTTAAAGCACATCTTACTTTTGGCAGTGATTGTCAGCGGTCTGATTGAAGCACCCTGATCCTGCAGCTTCTCTACAGCCTCTTCCGCCACCTGATGTTGAGAGTTTTTTGGAGTGACGTAGATGACCTTCTGGCCGCGAGCAAATGCATCCTTTAAAGAAGGATACAAAACCCCAATGGTTTTGCCCAAGCCCGTGGGAGCTTGAATAAGTAGTGATTTCTCCTCGACAAAACCCAACTGAATATTTTCAATGAGTTCGGTTTGCCCAGGACGAGGTGAAATGAATGGAAACTTTAGATCCTCTGCGGATTCCACCCGTTTCTTGAAGATCTTTTCACGAACCTTGGTTTCATCCACTAGCTCAGCAAGTCGCAATGCAAGCCAGGCTTCATACTCTTCAATATCAAGGTCGAAATACATCTCACTTTGCTTGAAGTTTCGCGAGGAAACCAAAAGCATTTTTAAATCTGGAATTTCACCAGTTTGTTTATAAAGGATGTAACCATAGGTTCGCAGCTGCCATACGTAGGGATGATTATCATCCACTGTAAGTTTGTGTTCCAGGCTATCCACATCAAAAGAAGATTTAATCTCTTCGACCATAAAGCTGGATCCTTCAATCACACCATCCGCCCGACCGGAGATAACAAATGTGTATTGATCTCTTTCAAACTCGATGGTCAGCTTTTTTTCAGCCTCATAACCTGGAATCTCACGAATGCGTTTTTTCTGAATGCTCTGGTGAATTTCCTGACCCATTCGTGGCGTCTGTCCATAGCCGGAGTGAGCTTCTATGCTTCCAACGCGTGGGCATGGCAAAGCGAACTGCCGCAGATCGATTGGTATTTTGCGATTGTTTTTCTTTGCCATGATTCCGCCGATTCTAATTCAAACGGCACTGATTTGCCGTAGGTTTTTTTCTTCGCCGTGCAGAATGTGAGCCACCACTGAGATACCGTGGCTTTAAAATGAAAAAGGCCCGATCCGAAGATCGAGCCTTTATATTTGAACTAGAATTATCAAGTCGCTTGGGGCCTATTTTTTAGCAGCGCCTTCAGCCACTTCAATTTTCGCTCTTGCGCGAGTCCATTCTTTTTGGAACTCAACCCAGTCAGCATCTGTGATTACTTCGTCAAGGACGTGTTTCTCAGATTTTGCCAAGGCTTCTTTAGTTGCAACAAGATCGATTTCTTCTGGCAAGTCAGCGATGTTCGCAAGAACATTCACGCCTTCAGGGGATACTTGGCAGTAACCCCAGCTGATAACAGCTTGGTTCTGCTTTTCTTGACCCTTAAGTCTCCATTTCATCACACCGATACCCAGTGTAGTGATTAGAGGCGCGTGACCAGGAAGAATATTAAGTTCTCCTTTAAAACCAGGAACAGTTACTTCTTCGACCTCTTGGCCAACAAGTAGACGACGCTCTGGAGTCACGATTGTCAGTTTCATATTAAATCACCTTTTCCAAAGCGACCTTCTCAGGCCGCTTCATGAAGACGAAATCCTTCCGGATTACGCCTGCAACTTCTTAGCTTTTTCGATAACGTCTTCGATAGTACCAACAAGGTAGAACGCTTGCTCAGGAAGAGCATCATGTTTACCTTCAAGGATCTCTTTGAAGCCTTTAACAGTGTCTTTGATATCAACGTATTTACCAGGCAAGCCAGTGAACTGCTCAGCAACGAAGAACGGCTGAGACAAGAAACGTTGGATTTTACGAGAACGAGATACAACCAATTTGTCTGTCTCAGACAATTCGTCCATACCAAGGATCGCGATGATATCTTGAAGCTCACGGTTACGTTGCAACAATGCTTGAACGTCACGAGCCACTTTGTAGTGCTCTTCACCGATAACAGTTGGATCCAAAAGACGAGATGTAGACGTCAATGGGTGAACTGCAGGGAAGATCGCCATAGCTGCGATATCACGGTCAAGATTCGTAGTCGCATCCAAGTGAGTAAATGTAGTAGCTGGAGCTGGATCCGTGTAGTCATCCGCAGGAACGTAAACCGCTTGTACGGAAGTGATGGAACCTTTTTTAGTGGAAGTAATACGCTCTTGAAGAGTACCCATCTCAGTTGCCAAAGTTGGTTGGTAACCAACGGCAGAAGGGATACGACCCAAAAGGGCAGAAACTTCAGCACCCGCTTGAGTAAAGCGGAAGATGTTATCAACGAAGAAAAGAACGTCTTGGTTCTCAACGTCACGGAAGTATTCAGCAACAGTCAAACCTGTCAAAGCAACACGCGCACGTGCACCAGGAGGTTCATTCATTTGACCGAAAACCAGAGAAGTCTTAGCCAATACGCCAGACTGTTTCATCTCTTGCCACAAGTCATTACCTTCACGAGTACGCTCACCTACACCCGCGAATACAGAGAAACCACCATGCTCAGTAGCGATGTTACGGATAAGTTCCTGGATAAGTACTGTTTTACCAACACCCGCACCACCGAACAAACCGATCTTACCACCCTTAGCGTATGGAGCTAGCAAGTCTACGACTTTGATACCAGTCATCAACATTGCTGCAGATGTAGCTTGGTCTTCAAATTTTGGAGCAGTTCTGTGGATACCCCAGTGGTCTTTTGCGTTTACTGGACCCATTTCGTCGATTGGCTCACCAACTACGTTGATGATACGACCCAAAGCTTCGCGACCAACTGGCGCTGTGATTTGAGTGCCCAATGCTTTAACTTTTTCGCCACGAACCAAACCTTCAGTTTGATCCATAGAGATAGTTCTTACAACACCGTCACCCAAATGCTGAGCAACTTCAAGAACCAGGTTGAATTCAACGTCAGAGATAAATTTATTAGATACACGAAGAGCAGAATTGATTGCAGGAAGTTCCCCGCCTTCGAATTCTACGTCCACTACGGGACCCATAACTTGTTTTACTTTACCGAATGCCATTATTCAGCTCCCTATCCTTTAAGCGCTTCCGCGCCCGATACGATTTCGATCAATTCTGTAGTAATTTTTTCTTGTCTCAATTTGTTGTACGTCAGAGTGAGTTTGTTGATCATCTCTTTCGCGTTGTTTGTCGCGTTTTCCATCGCGCTCATACGAGCACCATGTTCACCGGCAACAGACTCGGACATACATCTGTAAACCTGAAGGTCGAAATGCTTTTCAAGCAACTCTTTAATGATTTGCTCTGGAGCTGGTTCGAAAATCATGTCTACAGCAAAGTTTGCGTTTGCCTCAGCTTCTGAGTTGAAAGTCGTCAAACCAAGATCAATTGGAAGAAGAGTTTCAGCCGTTACAACCTGAGAAATCGCAGATTGGAATTCGTTATGAATGATACGAACTTCATCGTATGCACCTTCTAGGTAGTCATTCATCACGCGATTCGCAACCTTGGAAGCCAACTCGTAAGAGATGTCTTTATCAAGCTTCGTGATGTAATCAACCGGCTTGATACCACGTCTAGCAAAGTAGTCGTGACCACGACGACCCACGAAAAGAAAATCAATCTTCTCCAGGTTCGCCTTGTTGTTGTTATAGTACGCCTCAGTAAATTTGTTGATATTGCTGTTGAAAGCGCCGCAAAGACCGCGATCAGAAGTGATAACAACAAGCAAAACATTCTTTACTTGTTCCTTCTTCTCCATCAACGGGTGCGTAACTTTGTTAGTCACAGCGATATCCGCAATCACCTTACGCAAAGTCAAAGCATAAGGACGCATGTTAACGATGTTATTCTGCGCCTTTCTCAACTTCGCAGCAGACACGAGCTTCATAGCCTTCGTGATCTGCTGGGTGTTTTTTGTGGACTCAATCTGAGCCCGGATATCCTTCAAACTTGCCATTTAAGCACCAAACTATTTGTTAGTAGGTTGGAAGATAGCTTTGAACTCTTCAAGAGCTGCCAACAACGCTTTTTTAGTGTCGTCTGCAATAGCTTTCTTCTCAGTGATAGTTTTGATGATGTCCGCGTGCTTGTTTTTCAAGAACTCGATCATCTCTTTTTCGTAGCGCTTAACATCAGTCTCTGGGTATTGGTCAACGAATGCGTTACCAGCAGCGAAGATCATGATGATTTGTTCTTCAACTTTTACCGGAGAGTATTGAGGTTGTTTAAGTACTTCGATCAAACGACGACCACGTGCCAACTGTTGTTGAGACGCTTTATCCAAGTCAGACGCGAAAGCAGCGAACGCTTCCATAGAGCGGAACTGAGCAAGTTCAAGTTTCAAAGAACCCGCAACTTGTTTCATCGCTTTAATTTGAGCGGAACCACCCACACGAGAAACTGATTTACCTACAGAGATAGCTGGACGCACACCTTTGTAGAATAGATCTGATTCAAGGAAGATCTGACCATCAGTGATGGAGATAACGTTTGTAGGGATGTAAGCAGAGATATCACCCGCTTGTGTCTCGATGATTGGCAATGCAGTCAATGAACCGCTGCCTTTATCTGCAGACAATTTAGAAGCACGCTCAAGAAGACGGCTATGGCAATAGAACACGTCACCTGGATAAGCTTCACGACCCGGAGGACGACGAAGAAGTAGGGACAATTGACGGTATGCTTGAGCTTGTTTCGTCAAGTCATCGTATACGATCAAAGCATGTCTGCCAGTATCACGGAAGTATTCAGCCATTGCTGTACCAGAGTAAGCAGCAAGGTATTGAAGTGGAGCTGGGTCAGATGCATTGGCTGCGATGATTGTCGTGTACTCAAGAGCACCCGCTGCACGCAATTTTTCAACAACTAGAGCAACAGTCGATTGTTTTTGACCGATAGCTACGTAGAAGCACTGAACGTTTTGACCTTTTTGGTTGATGATAGTGTCAACCGCGATAGTCGTTTTACCAGTTTGACGGTCACCGATGATCAATTCACGTTGACCACGGCCGATTGGTACCAAGGCGTCGATAGCTTTGATACCAGTTTGAAGAGGTTCTTCAACCGGGTGACGGTAAACGATACCAGGAGCCTTAGTTTCAACGATACGAGAGTGAGGCGTGTTGATAGC from Bdellovibrio sp. GT3 includes:
- a CDS encoding GIY-YIG nuclease family protein, translated to MKLNEMPLFFLDVQTTGAKPESGAHILEVAWTSLDGETKASLVQLPNEEKIPYRIQLITGIFNEDMAAAETPDKVFSEIEAKFKGHHCLIHFAQFEKPFLKSYYAQKESDFPFSILCTHEIAKRLFPNLPTRGIKGLAGYFGYPSQDLKRAAQQTQATRVIWQGLMVELAKQGVETWEQLQAWLNVTPKTARTKYEYPLDKAKRLSLPDQPGIYRMISKWDEILYVGKATSLKDRVNSYFRGQKNRDSRKLEMLTQVYDLRVTVCGSPLEAALLETDEIKKWDPRYNISLKAAHRNLVFFNREFTDMEFEQSQEFNIGPFTSSVVFDSLRNLRDCVLAESFHDNVFYEPIEASLVKDGLQIFCERHGMGVEDFKSLRKIMALSLWWNRKFEFIEEEEEVESSEVENGESEDIEVILTASDIADKIDRHIMRAGMTYLRSKQLTRILNSNISYRIADSATDEPYYLNVRKGLIETTSSSPRVPKVQLWDSLTIDTYDRMSVLLMELGKIETQSGEVTIDYI
- the atpG gene encoding ATP synthase F1 subunit gamma, coding for MASLKDIRAQIESTKNTQQITKAMKLVSAAKLRKAQNNIVNMRPYALTLRKVIADIAVTNKVTHPLMEKKEQVKNVLLVVITSDRGLCGAFNSNINKFTEAYYNNNKANLEKIDFLFVGRRGHDYFARRGIKPVDYITKLDKDISYELASKVANRVMNDYLEGAYDEVRIIHNEFQSAISQVVTAETLLPIDLGLTTFNSEAEANANFAVDMIFEPAPEQIIKELLEKHFDLQVYRCMSESVAGEHGARMSAMENATNNAKEMINKLTLTYNKLRQEKITTELIEIVSGAEALKG
- the atpC gene encoding ATP synthase F1 subunit epsilon, yielding MKLTIVTPERRLLVGQEVEEVTVPGFKGELNILPGHAPLITTLGIGVMKWRLKGQEKQNQAVISWGYCQVSPEGVNVLANIADLPEEIDLVATKEALAKSEKHVLDEVITDADWVEFQKEWTRARAKIEVAEGAAKK
- a CDS encoding ATP-dependent DNA helicase, whose translation is MAKKNNRKIPIDLRQFALPCPRVGSIEAHSGYGQTPRMGQEIHQSIQKKRIREIPGYEAEKKLTIEFERDQYTFVISGRADGVIEGSSFMVEEIKSSFDVDSLEHKLTVDDNHPYVWQLRTYGYILYKQTGEIPDLKMLLVSSRNFKQSEMYFDLDIEEYEAWLALRLAELVDETKVREKIFKKRVESAEDLKFPFISPRPGQTELIENIQLGFVEEKSLLIQAPTGLGKTIGVLYPSLKDAFARGQKVIYVTPKNSQHQVAEEAVEKLQDQGASIRPLTITAKSKMCFKAEPLCNPQYCEFAKDYYKKVAENDLVNKVSKLRSLSQKKLQELGEEYQVCPFELSIEAIERADVVIADYNYVFSTRSLLGRLEMPLMEPSQKANLVIDEAHNLPARAQDYFSPAISTRDLQNVIPSLAKIALRFQRRAQLLCEEAIAVIESYRGESRTVQIDFDPVFELESRLREFLAEYLEADVEIQPQDGVLRLVNLWSEFSQALELQGPEFFQTYQKNRIYGEINETLKVTCCDASRHLNEIYKSFKNVVAFSATLKPFPYSRKLLGLDEEFTKSLEFVSPFPKEHRKILLIPQISTKYKDRPVNAPKIAQAMEKIMAVKPGNYIALFPSFEFMKDVEGYLKDSSYQRLVQQREMKADRVDDFLSFMKSADKPTLLLAVQGGIFSEGVDFPGDMLIGAFVVGPALPNFDFEREQIRQYYERSHEKSEAFNYTYVYPAMAKTIQSAGRVIRSENDKGIIVLMDTRFLESTYSETMPQGWFQDSVQELVSGKILSDVSEFWKTT
- the atpA gene encoding F0F1 ATP synthase subunit alpha, whose amino-acid sequence is METQIRADEISRVLKEQINQYNKKIEVSETGSVLSVGDGVARIYGLENAMAGELVEFPGEVFGMVLNLEEGHVGVVLFGEDRHIKEGDTVKRTKKIVSVPVGEALLGRVVDALGNPIDGRGAINTPHSRIVETKAPGIVYRHPVEEPLQTGIKAIDALVPIGRGQRELIIGDRQTGKTTIAVDTIINQKGQNVQCFYVAIGQKQSTVALVVEKLRAAGALEYTTIIAANASDPAPLQYLAAYSGTAMAEYFRDTGRHALIVYDDLTKQAQAYRQLSLLLRRPPGREAYPGDVFYCHSRLLERASKLSADKGSGSLTALPIIETQAGDISAYIPTNVISITDGQIFLESDLFYKGVRPAISVGKSVSRVGGSAQIKAMKQVAGSLKLELAQFRSMEAFAAFASDLDKASQQQLARGRRLIEVLKQPQYSPVKVEEQIIMIFAAGNAFVDQYPETDVKRYEKEMIEFLKNKHADIIKTITEKKAIADDTKKALLAALEEFKAIFQPTNK
- a CDS encoding glycoside hydrolase family 3 protein; translation: MFFAIPVLVPAQTKSLDQIIDTKISKMSLNEKVGQLFIVGFPHTRTNKDFEKFIQDYKPGSFLLFKRNIQSLEQVKKLNEDLYKISYNSTKLPPLIAIDQEGGAVSRLPIQPNPPNALAIGQTQSKELSEEMGYQTGLFLREVGFNMNLAPVLDVADPYTSSFIGVRSFGSDPTLVKEIGTAYAKGLLRSKVIPTAKHFPGTGNVKADPHNVVVNNVSSESSLKAKDLIPFEGYSSLGSNVAVMLSHSIYPALDPKREPASFSSKISTELLRNDLKYQGLVITDDLLMKGSKDILRPDQAALKALLAGADIVMMTWSIHDQERAIKTVRSAVEDGRFSVDLLNQKLHRILVTKAFANIYRRNPNLPSLIAKGTLSSQDYVSLEERVLNENIRTNLNSKTAITDTSEAERAPAANPEVVCAFSPSFDFLTSFKNASTDTVHTKQLFGSSKVSDILNPAKSNSCEVILVAVTGPKTARLLRTLPTQIKKNTVVINLGSPGLVPKEHPYRKLVQLYFNHKDSGKKVAEHLAEILNSQSESFALRD
- the atpD gene encoding F0F1 ATP synthase subunit beta, with the translated sequence MAFGKVKQVMGPVVDVEFEGGELPAINSALRVSNKFISDVEFNLVLEVAQHLGDGVVRTISMDQTEGLVRGEKVKALGTQITAPVGREALGRIINVVGEPIDEMGPVNAKDHWGIHRTAPKFEDQATSAAMLMTGIKVVDLLAPYAKGGKIGLFGGAGVGKTVLIQELIRNIATEHGGFSVFAGVGERTREGNDLWQEMKQSGVLAKTSLVFGQMNEPPGARARVALTGLTVAEYFRDVENQDVLFFVDNIFRFTQAGAEVSALLGRIPSAVGYQPTLATEMGTLQERITSTKKGSITSVQAVYVPADDYTDPAPATTFTHLDATTNLDRDIAAMAIFPAVHPLTSTSRLLDPTVIGEEHYKVARDVQALLQRNRELQDIIAILGMDELSETDKLVVSRSRKIQRFLSQPFFVAEQFTGLPGKYVDIKDTVKGFKEILEGKHDALPEQAFYLVGTIEDVIEKAKKLQA